In the genome of Myxococcus stipitatus, one region contains:
- a CDS encoding ATP-binding protein, translating to MELILFIGLQASGKSSFFQRRFASTHVLVSKDLWPNARRKDARQQRCVAEALAEGKSVVVDNTHPTREQRAPLIALGQAHGASVIGYSFSSKLVDCLARNAKRQGRARVPEVALFATAKLLRRPCREEGFDSLYRVTLGGDGDFVVEDWKEQEDDGRG from the coding sequence ATGGAACTCATCCTCTTCATCGGATTGCAGGCCTCGGGCAAGAGCAGCTTCTTTCAGCGGCGCTTCGCCTCGACGCACGTCCTGGTGAGCAAGGACCTGTGGCCCAACGCGCGGCGCAAGGACGCGCGTCAGCAGCGGTGCGTGGCCGAGGCGCTGGCCGAAGGGAAGTCGGTGGTGGTGGACAACACCCACCCGACGCGGGAGCAGCGCGCGCCGCTCATCGCGCTGGGCCAGGCGCATGGCGCGTCTGTCATTGGCTACTCCTTCTCCTCGAAGCTGGTGGATTGCCTGGCGCGGAATGCGAAGCGGCAGGGGCGCGCGCGGGTGCCGGAGGTGGCGCTGTTCGCGACGGCGAAGCTGTTGCGGCGGCCGTGTCGTGAGGAGGGATTTGATTCGTTGTACCGCGTCACCCTCGGCGGCGACGGGGACTTCGTCGTCGAGGACTGGAAGGAGCAGGAAGATGATGGACGCGGATGA
- a CDS encoding IGHMBP2 family helicase: protein MARDVSFFDQLGSLLAKEREAEKARLATLAEGLSLHEREEQGLSVLDLETVEEEVGLGGRVLLTLARADRARLPSRLHNGDLVAVLPRRAEVSEPAKALVSRASATRLQLAFDRSPPPYVHEGLLRLDVVPNDVTYERMRTGLQRVKAMDKGLERRKREVLLGNEPPRTDKPRDFEPGRPLNPEQLDAVGRALAAEDFFLVHGPPGTGKSTVLAEVAAQAVARGQRLLCTAASNAAVDHLLDLCLGQGLRAVRVGHPARVAARLQEHTLDIVVEEHPDRVVSRELFDEAFSLLGYARRQRTQGRSRARFSNARASTTEAKAMLDEARALERKAVRSVLANADVVCVTLASLDSGVLSGEKFDLALLDEATQATEPLALLGFLRAPIVILAGDPQQLPPTVLSQDAARAGLAVSLFERLLADHGDGVKRMLLEQYRMNTRIMDFPSREMYGGQLRAHPSVADRMLADVLPPGTEVDAPPVLFLDTAGKGFDEEVEPTTRSLFNTGEADLIETRVRALLALGLSQRELAVITPYSAQAHRLRERLESFAPDVEVDTVDAFQGREKDAVLVSLTRSNSEGQVGFLNDLRRMNVALTRARRHLFVVGDSATLSGHPFYARFIEESQTHGGYRSAWEWADTP, encoded by the coding sequence ATGGCTCGTGACGTCTCCTTCTTCGACCAGCTCGGCTCCCTCCTCGCCAAGGAGCGCGAGGCCGAGAAAGCCCGCCTCGCCACCCTCGCCGAGGGCCTGTCCCTCCACGAGCGCGAGGAGCAGGGCCTGTCCGTCCTGGACCTCGAGACGGTGGAGGAGGAGGTCGGCCTGGGGGGCCGCGTGCTGCTCACCCTGGCCCGCGCGGACCGCGCGCGCCTTCCCTCCCGGCTCCACAACGGAGACCTGGTGGCGGTGCTCCCCCGCCGCGCCGAGGTGAGCGAGCCCGCCAAGGCCCTGGTCTCCCGCGCCAGCGCCACGCGCCTCCAGCTCGCCTTCGACCGCTCTCCGCCCCCGTATGTCCACGAGGGCCTGCTCAGACTCGACGTCGTCCCCAACGACGTCACCTACGAGCGGATGCGCACGGGCCTTCAGCGCGTGAAGGCCATGGACAAGGGCCTCGAGCGCCGCAAGCGCGAGGTGCTGCTGGGCAACGAGCCGCCGCGCACGGACAAGCCTCGCGACTTCGAGCCGGGCCGGCCCCTCAACCCCGAGCAGCTGGACGCGGTGGGACGCGCGCTCGCCGCCGAGGACTTCTTCCTGGTCCACGGCCCTCCGGGCACCGGCAAGTCCACGGTGCTCGCGGAGGTGGCCGCGCAGGCCGTGGCCCGAGGCCAGCGCCTGCTCTGCACCGCCGCCAGCAACGCCGCGGTGGACCACCTGCTGGACCTGTGCCTGGGCCAGGGCCTGCGCGCCGTCCGCGTGGGCCACCCCGCCCGCGTCGCGGCGCGCCTGCAGGAGCACACGCTGGACATCGTCGTGGAGGAGCACCCCGACCGCGTCGTCTCGCGCGAGCTCTTCGACGAGGCCTTCTCGCTGCTCGGCTACGCGCGACGCCAGCGCACCCAGGGCCGCAGCCGCGCGCGCTTCTCCAACGCCCGCGCCTCCACCACGGAGGCCAAGGCCATGCTCGACGAGGCCCGCGCGCTCGAGCGCAAGGCGGTGCGCTCCGTGCTGGCCAACGCGGACGTCGTCTGCGTCACGCTCGCGAGCCTCGACTCCGGCGTGCTGTCCGGGGAGAAGTTCGACCTGGCGCTCCTGGACGAAGCCACCCAGGCCACCGAGCCGCTCGCGCTCCTGGGCTTCCTGCGCGCGCCCATCGTCATCCTCGCCGGAGACCCGCAGCAGCTCCCGCCCACCGTGCTGTCCCAAGACGCCGCGCGCGCGGGCCTGGCGGTGAGCCTCTTCGAGCGGCTGCTCGCGGACCACGGCGACGGCGTGAAGCGCATGCTGCTCGAGCAGTACCGGATGAACACGCGCATCATGGACTTCCCCTCGCGCGAGATGTACGGCGGCCAGCTGCGCGCCCACCCCTCCGTCGCGGACCGCATGCTCGCGGACGTGCTGCCGCCCGGAACCGAGGTGGATGCGCCGCCCGTCCTGTTCCTCGACACCGCCGGCAAGGGCTTCGACGAGGAGGTGGAGCCCACCACGCGCAGCCTCTTCAACACCGGCGAGGCGGACCTCATCGAGACGCGCGTGCGCGCCTTGCTCGCGCTGGGCCTGTCACAGCGGGAGCTCGCGGTGATTACGCCCTACAGCGCCCAGGCCCACCGCCTGCGCGAGCGCCTGGAGTCCTTCGCCCCCGACGTCGAGGTGGACACCGTGGACGCCTTCCAGGGCCGCGAGAAGGACGCCGTGCTCGTCTCCCTCACCCGCTCCAACAGCGAGGGCCAGGTCGGCTTCCTCAACGACCTGCGCCGCATGAACGTCGCGCTCACCCGCGCCCGCCGGCACCTCTTCGTCGTGGGCGACTCGGCCACCCTCAGCGGCCACCCGTTCTACGCCCGCTTCATCGAGGAGTCCCAGACGCACGGCGGCTACCGCTCCGCCTGGGAGTGGGCCGATACCCCCTGA
- a CDS encoding serine/threonine-protein kinase, whose translation MTRRGLPRVGPRGYRCVDVETFGRYELLRKIAIGGMGAVYLARQKGPVGFQKLLVVKRLLPHLSEDDEFIEMFLDEGRIAAHLNHPNIAQIYDLGDVDGQYFIAMEYVHGEAVGPLGLRAQQRKLTIPLALKCRIIADAAAGLDAAHNARSPSGRKLALIHRDVSPQNVLVGYNGGVKLIDFGVAKASGKFSQTVVGTIKGKHAYMSPEQARGEPLDHRSDIFGLGTVFYELLTHQRLFKRDTEISTLKAVVGAKLIPPSELSPDIPKELDAIVLKALARKRDERFSSAGEVQLALDEFLVQHKLHATPAHLAAFMQDAYSEELEEERLAAEPTVIHYDPRIAARQQAAAAAAAAGDTGSQAGRPTARPAAKGPAGVSSSSTAPMAPRRAPTGSSSAAAPVSSRGQGTGSGPAPSAPAAPASKGGTGSGKPPAPPPHRAGVAPTGSAPKRVPTRASLDETKDD comes from the coding sequence ATGACGCGGCGCGGGCTTCCGCGCGTCGGTCCTCGCGGCTATCGTTGCGTCGACGTGGAGACATTCGGTCGCTACGAGTTGCTGCGCAAGATCGCCATCGGCGGGATGGGGGCCGTCTATCTCGCGCGACAGAAGGGGCCGGTGGGCTTCCAGAAGCTGCTCGTCGTCAAGCGGCTGCTGCCCCACCTGTCCGAGGACGATGAGTTCATCGAGATGTTTCTCGACGAGGGGCGCATCGCCGCGCACCTCAACCATCCCAACATCGCCCAGATTTATGACCTGGGGGACGTGGACGGGCAGTACTTCATCGCCATGGAGTACGTGCACGGCGAGGCGGTGGGGCCCCTGGGACTCAGGGCGCAGCAGCGCAAGCTGACGATTCCCCTGGCGCTCAAGTGCCGCATCATCGCGGACGCGGCGGCGGGACTGGATGCGGCGCACAACGCGCGCAGCCCCTCCGGCCGCAAGCTGGCGTTGATCCACCGGGACGTGTCTCCGCAGAACGTGCTCGTGGGCTACAACGGCGGCGTCAAGCTCATCGACTTCGGCGTGGCCAAGGCGTCCGGGAAGTTCTCCCAGACGGTGGTCGGCACCATCAAGGGCAAGCACGCGTACATGTCCCCGGAGCAGGCCCGGGGCGAGCCCCTGGACCACCGCTCCGACATCTTCGGCCTGGGCACGGTGTTCTACGAGCTGCTCACGCACCAGCGCCTGTTCAAGCGCGACACGGAAATCTCCACGCTGAAGGCCGTGGTGGGCGCGAAGCTGATTCCGCCCTCGGAGCTGTCGCCCGACATCCCCAAGGAGCTGGACGCCATCGTGCTGAAGGCCCTGGCGCGCAAGCGCGACGAGCGCTTCTCCTCGGCCGGAGAGGTGCAGCTCGCGCTGGATGAGTTCCTGGTGCAGCACAAGCTGCACGCGACGCCCGCGCACCTCGCGGCGTTCATGCAGGACGCGTATTCGGAGGAGCTGGAGGAGGAGCGGCTCGCGGCCGAGCCCACCGTCATCCACTACGACCCGCGCATCGCCGCCCGTCAGCAGGCCGCGGCGGCGGCGGCCGCGGCGGGTGACACGGGCTCGCAGGCGGGTCGGCCCACGGCGCGCCCCGCCGCCAAGGGACCCGCCGGAGTCTCCTCGTCGTCGACGGCGCCCATGGCGCCCCGGCGCGCGCCGACGGGCTCCTCCTCGGCGGCGGCCCCCGTGTCCTCTCGAGGGCAGGGAACGGGAAGTGGCCCGGCGCCCTCCGCGCCGGCCGCCCCCGCGAGCAAGGGCGGGACAGGCTCCGGCAAGCCCCCCGCGCCCCCCCCCCACAGGGCGGGGGTTGCCCCCACCGGCTCGGCGCCCAAGCGGGTGCCGACGCGCGCGTCGCTGGACGAGACGAAGGACGACTAG
- a CDS encoding alpha/beta hydrolase has protein sequence MTLILESHFVDSQGLRLHVRHRPGAPAAPAVLFLHGWLDHTHSFDGVIEHVPAHWRLVLLDFRGMGRSAHAPPEAHYQSGEHLLDVEAALDGMGLSQVYLVGHSLGGIIGTTYAATRPERILGLSLIESMGPLGGAAEATVDRLRSFLNDTRRPPRRKVYPTVEDAAARLRETNPTLPLSAALYLVRHGTERVEGGVAFTFDPRHRRRFAQGYDEAQWLAIQAALTCPVQVIRGEQGLWPDARKLDRRLESLRTRVAPPVMIAGGHHVHLEQPAEVARALTDFIR, from the coding sequence GTGACCCTCATTCTCGAATCCCACTTCGTCGACTCCCAGGGGCTGCGCTTGCACGTGCGCCACCGCCCCGGGGCTCCCGCCGCGCCCGCCGTGCTGTTCCTCCATGGCTGGCTGGACCACACCCACAGCTTCGACGGCGTCATCGAGCACGTCCCCGCGCACTGGCGGCTGGTGCTGCTCGACTTCCGAGGCATGGGCCGGAGCGCGCACGCGCCTCCCGAAGCCCACTACCAATCCGGCGAGCACCTGCTGGACGTCGAAGCCGCGCTCGACGGAATGGGCCTGTCCCAGGTGTACCTGGTGGGCCACTCGCTGGGCGGCATCATCGGCACCACCTACGCGGCCACCCGCCCGGAGCGCATCCTGGGCCTGTCGCTCATCGAGAGCATGGGCCCGTTGGGCGGCGCGGCCGAGGCCACGGTGGACCGGCTGCGCTCCTTCTTGAACGACACGCGCAGGCCGCCGCGCCGCAAGGTCTACCCGACGGTGGAGGACGCGGCCGCGCGCCTGCGGGAGACCAACCCCACGCTGCCCCTGTCCGCCGCGCTGTACCTGGTGCGCCACGGCACCGAGCGCGTCGAGGGAGGCGTGGCCTTCACCTTCGACCCGCGCCACCGCCGCCGCTTCGCCCAGGGCTATGACGAGGCCCAGTGGCTGGCCATCCAGGCCGCCCTCACCTGTCCGGTGCAGGTCATCCGCGGCGAGCAAGGCCTGTGGCCCGACGCGCGGAAGCTGGACCGCCGGCTGGAGTCGCTTCGCACACGCGTTGCACCGCCGGTGATGATTGCCGGAGGGCACCACGTCCACCTGGAGCAACCCGCTGAAGTCGCTCGGGCGCTCACCGACTTCATCCGCTGA
- a CDS encoding GFA family protein, whose translation MSDLKSYEGGCHCGAVRYEAKLNLSEPVISCNCSICQKSGTMLSFTPVENFTLRSGQDVLTNYQFNKKVIHHLFCSKCGVRSFARGVGPDGKEMAAVNVRCLDGMDLTTLKSFQFNGRDL comes from the coding sequence ATGAGCGACCTCAAGAGCTACGAAGGCGGCTGTCACTGTGGCGCGGTCCGGTACGAGGCGAAGCTGAACCTCTCCGAGCCGGTGATCTCCTGCAACTGCTCCATCTGCCAGAAGTCCGGGACGATGTTGAGCTTCACCCCCGTGGAGAACTTCACGCTGCGCTCGGGGCAGGACGTCCTCACGAACTACCAGTTCAACAAGAAGGTCATCCACCACCTGTTCTGCTCCAAGTGCGGCGTGCGCTCCTTCGCGCGCGGCGTCGGGCCGGACGGCAAGGAGATGGCCGCCGTCAACGTGCGCTGCCTGGACGGCATGGACCTGACGACGTTGAAGTCGTTCCAGTTCAACGGCCGCGACCTCTGA
- a CDS encoding choice-of-anchor D domain-containing protein, with protein MGMGQRGRVLASAVLVATLVACHEGEETRAVQATAVVDMDVLDFGEVPVGEWREREVRIRNIGYVPFFAIEALPILGNPSYEVELQDGGGRVMPGESHVVRVRFHPLAEGVTQETVHVTTDANQGSKAQVQVTGLGTPTQIGIDPPVLDYETLEVDSDRALEVTITNPVDLPLTLVVRGNSPDPFTPDTLTIPPQSSRKVSTQYLPRALGAMDARLEVRSCEQCTPSVVELKGHSVATAFVFDPAPVPFDLIPVHERTQSYTRARNITWRPVTIDRLITSDHAFVPLSKPEGSTVQPGEVVELKMEFAARYSGPNIGDLKVHYASDKPRQSEVVLDARGGRPTLAVTPVMLDFGELPVGGKVEQSIRITNAGTNGSLKFTGVTADGDSGQFSVDVPTRGAQRYPWSAGTWPQLDTPGLDVAPGNDALELKVYFEPVTEGTFRARLRVRSDDLFNPEREIILTGRSRTSGPCEYELLPQPVMDFGNVVPGKGAVLGFRFRNPGRGECAVKDIHLSNDANGAFFMPGGRLTGGIVLYDSAFSAMVAFRPSAEGEYAGELKLTVNNPAAPTVTLPLKGVSRASCLVASPPYVDFGPIRYDCAAPPRKTYVANRCSEPITVTGATLGHGTSGQFTLQTPIPLPRTLQPTEGFELEVDYARNVLGQHFTPLYLHVANETTPFLVPLIGETNHEGIQVDRYTQGTDSQLDVLFVISNTTTMAPYQQRLKSAIPGWLEYARQQQVDLRMGVTTTGLVPRGPQCGGGANGGEAGRLFPADGSHARVVSSAGPNAAAQLQANVEVGLCHNLVQGLATMRQALSAPLSEQTDDPRTALPNDGNWGFVRPAARMAVVVLADEDDNSGFSPDSFIQFLQTLKGTGMAHRSQLYALVPTDNRCSTAGGDADRFLEVARGTGGRADSICEGSYRSLLDSVIQRAGEPQADFPLTADPTGDGEMAVRVQGQPVPESQWTYDAAANAIVFAPAAVPRPGQAVEVRYRSVCKTPPVAPP; from the coding sequence ATGGGGATGGGGCAGAGGGGGCGAGTCCTCGCATCGGCGGTGCTCGTCGCCACCCTGGTCGCCTGCCACGAGGGGGAAGAGACCCGCGCGGTGCAGGCCACGGCGGTGGTGGACATGGACGTGCTCGACTTCGGCGAGGTGCCGGTAGGCGAGTGGCGGGAGCGCGAGGTGCGCATCCGCAACATCGGCTATGTGCCCTTCTTCGCCATCGAGGCACTGCCCATCCTCGGCAACCCCTCCTACGAGGTGGAGCTGCAGGACGGCGGCGGCCGGGTGATGCCAGGCGAGTCGCACGTGGTGCGCGTGCGCTTCCATCCGCTCGCGGAAGGGGTCACCCAGGAGACCGTCCACGTCACCACCGACGCCAACCAGGGCTCGAAGGCCCAGGTGCAGGTCACCGGCCTGGGCACGCCCACGCAGATTGGCATCGACCCGCCGGTGCTGGACTACGAGACGCTGGAGGTGGACAGCGACCGCGCGCTGGAGGTCACCATCACCAACCCGGTGGACCTGCCGCTGACGCTCGTCGTGCGAGGAAACTCGCCGGACCCGTTCACGCCCGACACCCTCACCATCCCGCCCCAGTCCTCGCGCAAGGTGAGCACGCAGTACCTGCCCCGCGCGCTGGGCGCCATGGACGCGCGCCTGGAGGTGCGCTCGTGCGAGCAGTGCACGCCGTCGGTGGTGGAGCTCAAGGGCCACTCCGTCGCCACCGCCTTCGTGTTCGACCCGGCGCCCGTGCCGTTCGACCTGATTCCGGTGCATGAGCGCACGCAGTCGTATACGCGCGCGCGCAACATCACCTGGCGGCCCGTCACCATCGACCGGCTCATCACCAGCGACCATGCCTTCGTGCCGCTCTCCAAGCCGGAGGGCTCCACGGTGCAGCCGGGCGAGGTGGTGGAGCTGAAGATGGAGTTCGCCGCGCGCTACTCCGGCCCCAACATCGGCGACCTCAAGGTCCACTACGCCTCCGACAAGCCTCGGCAGTCGGAGGTCGTCCTGGATGCGCGAGGCGGGCGCCCCACCCTCGCGGTGACGCCCGTGATGCTGGACTTCGGCGAGCTGCCCGTGGGCGGCAAGGTGGAGCAGTCCATCCGCATCACCAACGCGGGCACCAACGGCTCCCTGAAGTTCACGGGCGTGACGGCGGATGGCGACAGCGGCCAGTTCAGCGTGGACGTGCCCACGCGCGGCGCGCAGCGCTATCCGTGGTCCGCGGGCACCTGGCCCCAGCTGGACACGCCGGGGCTGGATGTCGCCCCTGGCAACGACGCGCTGGAGCTGAAGGTCTACTTCGAGCCCGTCACCGAGGGCACCTTCCGGGCGCGGCTGCGCGTGCGCTCCGATGACCTCTTCAACCCCGAGCGGGAAATCATCCTCACGGGCCGCTCGCGCACCAGCGGGCCCTGCGAGTACGAGCTGCTGCCCCAGCCGGTGATGGACTTCGGCAACGTGGTGCCCGGCAAGGGCGCGGTGCTGGGCTTCCGCTTCCGCAACCCGGGCCGCGGCGAGTGCGCGGTGAAGGACATCCACCTGTCCAACGACGCCAACGGCGCCTTCTTCATGCCGGGCGGCAGGCTGACGGGAGGCATCGTCCTCTACGACTCCGCCTTCAGCGCCATGGTGGCCTTCCGTCCCTCGGCCGAGGGCGAGTACGCCGGAGAGCTGAAGCTGACGGTGAACAACCCGGCCGCGCCCACGGTGACACTGCCCCTCAAGGGGGTGTCGAGGGCGAGCTGCCTCGTCGCCTCGCCCCCCTACGTGGACTTCGGCCCCATCCGCTACGACTGCGCCGCGCCGCCGCGCAAGACGTACGTCGCCAACCGGTGCAGCGAGCCCATCACCGTCACCGGCGCGACGCTGGGCCATGGCACCAGCGGCCAGTTCACCCTGCAGACGCCGATTCCGCTGCCGCGCACGCTCCAGCCGACCGAGGGCTTCGAGCTGGAGGTGGACTACGCGCGCAACGTGCTGGGCCAGCACTTCACGCCGCTGTACCTGCACGTGGCCAACGAGACCACGCCCTTCCTGGTTCCGCTGATTGGCGAGACGAACCACGAGGGCATCCAGGTGGACCGCTACACGCAGGGCACCGACAGCCAGCTCGACGTGCTCTTCGTCATCTCCAACACGACGACGATGGCGCCCTACCAGCAGCGACTGAAGTCGGCGATTCCCGGCTGGCTGGAGTACGCGCGGCAGCAGCAGGTGGACCTGCGCATGGGGGTCACCACCACGGGCCTGGTGCCGCGAGGGCCCCAGTGCGGCGGGGGCGCCAACGGCGGCGAGGCGGGCCGGCTGTTCCCCGCCGACGGAAGCCACGCCCGAGTGGTTTCCAGCGCGGGCCCCAACGCGGCGGCCCAGCTCCAGGCGAACGTGGAGGTGGGCCTGTGTCACAACCTGGTGCAGGGCCTGGCGACGATGCGACAGGCGCTGTCCGCGCCCTTGTCCGAGCAGACGGATGACCCGCGCACCGCGCTGCCCAATGACGGCAACTGGGGCTTCGTGCGGCCCGCGGCGCGCATGGCGGTGGTGGTGCTGGCGGACGAGGACGACAACTCGGGCTTCAGCCCCGACAGCTTCATCCAGTTCCTCCAGACGCTGAAGGGCACGGGCATGGCCCACCGCAGCCAGCTCTACGCGCTGGTGCCCACCGACAACCGCTGCTCCACCGCCGGCGGGGACGCGGACCGCTTCCTCGAGGTGGCGCGCGGCACGGGGGGCCGGGCCGACTCCATCTGCGAGGGCAGCTACCGGTCCCTGCTGGACTCGGTCATCCAGCGCGCGGGAGAGCCCCAGGCGGACTTCCCCCTGACGGCCGACCCCACGGGTGACGGAGAGATGGCCGTCCGCGTCCAGGGGCAGCCGGTGCCGGAGAGCCAGTGGACGTATGACGCCGCGGCCAACGCCATCGTCTTCGCGCCCGCGGCGGTGCCTCGGCCTGGACAGGCGGTGGAGGTCCGCTACCGCAGCGTGTGCAAGACGCCGCCGGTCGCGCCTCCCTGA
- a CDS encoding S8 family serine peptidase, which yields MKTAFSSYSGSWRRLTVMTLGCGLLAPIPAFAATKAPSGVERAATAAARVIDSDKATTARPVAGLEDSVKGRHALVTGAGRVFHRTDNQVHSLKTLAVPSTTLQLHVWEEQDAAGQRQDFFAYSRGGTELVGRAQATTYQVRLGHVQFDPLRDTAPLVAGLLTADPGNTLSLVQLQATPLPELRESLEREGGKVLRFLTDHTFLVEMNADTKKRVAELPFVRWVGPYHPEYRVEGFLRDALTGRSARLEAQRYSIMVGERGAVRQGEVADLVRKLGGTVDLIEPGGLRVEATLTQPQLERLVRSNAVQFIDRWGGPGEVDMNNVREVGGANYLETTRGWTGEGVRGEIFDTELRTTHQEWAVPPIIHSTSTTGSAHGTSCYSINFAKGVVPEARGMLPKGQGIFFLYSQSTQFGGTKSRYDINRELTDPAGPYRAVFQTSSVGSTLGTTYTTISAEVDDYLHKAPILSTQSQSNSGTRNSRPQAWAKNIVSVGGFYHRNTASRTDDSWSNSASIGPAADGRLKPDLSYFYDQIRSASNASNTSYTEFGGTSAATPQTAGHFGLLFEMWHKGVWAGHGGGADVFASRPQMATAKALMINLAHRYNWTAGGTNGDLTRARQGWGTADIKRLHDRAPVTGIIDETDTLLPLGSNTYGVTVAAGEKELNVTLVYTDPAGTVGAAQARINDLSLRVTSPSGVVYWGNNGLTASNVSTSGGVSNKVDTVENVFLVNPEAGAWTVTVLGDEIVQDADLSTRAIDAKYGLVVSGGILRK from the coding sequence ATGAAGACTGCATTCTCGTCGTATTCGGGAAGCTGGCGTCGCCTCACTGTGATGACCCTGGGCTGTGGCCTTCTCGCGCCGATTCCGGCGTTCGCGGCGACCAAGGCGCCGTCAGGAGTCGAGCGCGCCGCGACAGCCGCGGCGCGAGTCATCGACAGCGACAAGGCCACCACGGCGCGTCCTGTCGCGGGGCTGGAGGACTCGGTGAAGGGGCGCCACGCGCTCGTCACCGGGGCCGGCCGGGTGTTCCACCGCACGGACAACCAGGTGCATTCGCTGAAGACGCTCGCGGTCCCCAGCACCACGCTCCAGTTACATGTCTGGGAAGAGCAGGACGCGGCCGGACAGCGTCAGGACTTCTTCGCGTACAGCCGCGGTGGCACGGAGCTCGTGGGCCGGGCCCAGGCCACGACGTATCAGGTGCGCCTGGGGCACGTTCAGTTCGACCCGCTGCGTGACACGGCGCCGCTGGTCGCGGGCCTCCTGACGGCGGACCCGGGCAACACGCTGTCACTCGTGCAGCTCCAGGCGACGCCGCTGCCGGAGCTTCGGGAGTCCCTGGAGCGAGAGGGTGGCAAGGTGCTGCGCTTCCTCACGGACCACACGTTCCTGGTGGAGATGAACGCGGACACGAAGAAGCGCGTCGCGGAGCTGCCCTTCGTGCGCTGGGTGGGCCCGTACCATCCGGAGTATCGCGTGGAGGGCTTCCTGCGGGACGCCCTCACGGGGCGCTCCGCGCGGCTGGAGGCGCAGCGCTACTCCATCATGGTGGGTGAGCGCGGCGCCGTGCGCCAGGGCGAGGTCGCCGACCTCGTGCGCAAGCTAGGCGGCACCGTGGACCTCATCGAGCCGGGTGGCCTGCGCGTGGAGGCCACGCTCACCCAGCCGCAGCTCGAGCGGCTCGTGCGCTCCAACGCGGTGCAGTTCATCGACCGCTGGGGTGGCCCGGGTGAGGTGGACATGAACAACGTGCGCGAGGTGGGTGGCGCCAACTACCTCGAGACGACGCGCGGCTGGACGGGTGAAGGCGTGCGCGGCGAAATCTTCGACACCGAGCTGCGGACCACGCATCAGGAGTGGGCCGTGCCCCCCATCATCCACAGCACGTCCACCACAGGCAGCGCGCACGGGACGAGCTGCTACAGCATCAACTTCGCCAAGGGCGTCGTCCCCGAGGCGCGCGGCATGCTCCCCAAGGGTCAGGGCATCTTCTTCCTCTACAGCCAGTCCACCCAGTTCGGCGGAACCAAGTCCCGCTACGACATCAACCGCGAGCTGACGGACCCGGCGGGCCCCTACCGCGCCGTGTTCCAGACCTCCAGCGTGGGAAGCACCCTGGGCACCACGTACACCACCATCTCCGCCGAGGTGGACGACTACCTCCACAAGGCGCCCATCCTCAGCACCCAGTCCCAGAGCAACTCCGGCACGCGCAACTCGCGGCCGCAGGCGTGGGCCAAGAACATCGTCTCCGTCGGCGGCTTCTACCACCGCAACACCGCCAGCCGCACCGATGACTCCTGGAGCAACAGCGCGAGCATCGGCCCCGCGGCCGACGGACGCCTCAAGCCGGACCTGTCCTACTTCTACGACCAGATTCGCTCAGCCAGCAACGCGAGCAACACGTCGTACACGGAGTTCGGCGGAACCAGCGCCGCGACCCCGCAGACGGCGGGCCACTTCGGGCTCCTCTTCGAGATGTGGCACAAGGGCGTGTGGGCCGGCCACGGCGGCGGCGCGGACGTCTTCGCCAGCCGCCCACAGATGGCGACCGCCAAGGCGCTGATGATCAACCTGGCCCACCGCTACAACTGGACGGCCGGCGGCACCAACGGCGACCTGACGCGCGCGCGCCAGGGCTGGGGCACCGCGGACATCAAGCGGCTGCATGACCGCGCCCCGGTGACGGGCATCATCGACGAGACGGACACCCTCCTGCCCCTGGGCAGCAACACCTACGGCGTCACCGTCGCCGCGGGCGAGAAGGAGCTCAACGTCACGCTCGTCTACACGGACCCCGCGGGCACGGTGGGCGCCGCGCAGGCGCGCATCAATGACCTCTCGCTGCGCGTCACCTCGCCCTCCGGCGTCGTGTACTGGGGCAACAACGGCCTGACGGCGAGCAACGTCTCCACGTCCGGCGGCGTCTCCAACAAGGTGGACACCGTCGAGAACGTCTTCCTGGTCAACCCCGAGGCCGGTGCGTGGACCGTGACGGTGCTCGGCGACGAAATCGTCCAGGACGCCGACCTGAGCACCCGCGCCATCGACGCGAAGTACGGCCTGGTCGTGAGCGGCGGCATCCTCCGCAAGTAG